One window of Phycisphaeraceae bacterium genomic DNA carries:
- a CDS encoding DinB family protein has product MAFEIKRSLEVLERTPRVLREMLHGMSNFWTLSNYGDATFSPFDVVGHLIEGERHDWMVRARVVLERGEGTPFKPFDRYAMYEWSKDRSMEDLLGEFATLRDRNVADLRAMDLTPDRLDMTGTHPAFGMVTLRQLLATWVVHDLGHTHQIAKAMAYQYRNEVGPWAEYLTILPRAEGEHTSLRP; this is encoded by the coding sequence ATGGCGTTCGAGATCAAGCGGTCCCTTGAAGTGCTGGAGCGAACGCCGCGTGTGCTGCGGGAGATGCTTCATGGCATGAGCAACTTCTGGACACTGAGCAACTACGGAGATGCGACCTTCAGCCCGTTTGATGTGGTCGGACATTTGATCGAGGGCGAGCGGCACGACTGGATGGTTCGAGCACGGGTGGTTCTGGAGCGGGGCGAAGGGACGCCATTCAAGCCGTTCGACCGGTACGCGATGTACGAGTGGAGCAAGGACCGATCGATGGAAGACCTGCTCGGGGAGTTCGCGACGCTGCGAGATCGAAATGTCGCCGACCTTCGAGCGATGGATCTGACGCCCGACAGACTCGATATGACCGGGACCCATCCGGCGTTCGGAATGGTGACGCTCAGGCAACTGCTGGCGACATGGGTTGTCCACGACCTCGGGCATACGCACCAGATTGCAAAGGCGATGGCGTACCAGTATCGGAACGAGGTCGGGCCGTGGGCGGAGTACCTGACGATTCTGCCGCGTGCTGAGGGCGAGCACACGAGTCTGCGGCCCTAG
- a CDS encoding SOS response-associated peptidase — MCGRYTHLVTWSQVHQLLRLSSDPIDLPLRYNIAPTQMAPVVRQRGGTRSLEMLRWGLVPSWAKDPAIGSSMINARGETLATKPAFRAAFKRRRCLVPASGFYEWDKVSGGTKKQPSYITASDDGPLVFGGLWESWTSPEGQTIETYTIVTTAPNEMMARFHDRMPLVLDASDHDAWLDPEREDASALVRPYPAELMLARPVSTRVNSPRNDDASLIEPVEPPRAEGLFG, encoded by the coding sequence ATGTGCGGCCGCTACACGCATCTCGTGACATGGTCGCAGGTCCACCAGTTGCTGCGGCTGTCGAGCGATCCGATCGATCTTCCTCTCCGGTACAACATCGCGCCGACGCAGATGGCCCCCGTGGTGCGTCAGCGCGGCGGCACGCGATCGCTGGAGATGCTCCGGTGGGGGCTGGTGCCGTCGTGGGCCAAGGATCCGGCGATCGGCAGCAGCATGATCAACGCGCGGGGCGAGACGCTCGCGACGAAGCCAGCGTTCCGCGCGGCGTTCAAGCGCCGTCGCTGCCTGGTTCCCGCCAGCGGGTTCTACGAGTGGGACAAGGTCTCGGGCGGCACGAAGAAGCAGCCCTCCTACATCACGGCCTCGGATGACGGGCCGCTGGTGTTCGGCGGGCTGTGGGAGTCTTGGACTTCGCCCGAGGGCCAGACCATCGAGACCTACACGATCGTCACCACCGCGCCCAACGAGATGATGGCGAGGTTCCATGATCGCATGCCGCTGGTGCTCGACGCGAGCGACCACGACGCGTGGCTCGATCCCGAGCGCGAGGACGCGTCGGCCCTTGTCCGCCCGTACCCGGCTGAACTCATGCTGGCGCGGCCCGTCTCGACGCGCGTGAACAGCCCGAGGAACGACGACGCGTCGCTGATCGAGCCGGTCGAGCCGCCGCGTGCGGAGGGGCTGTTTGGGTGA
- a CDS encoding YegP family protein — protein MSTRMDASTPAFVVGPNEYGEWGWCLITGSGRVLARSGMEYESRADCEDAVDLIRRLAPVARFDRPDASRAAFLGSFDMRGTPRAE, from the coding sequence ATGTCCACACGCATGGATGCGTCAACTCCCGCCTTTGTGGTTGGTCCCAACGAGTACGGGGAATGGGGATGGTGCCTTATCACCGGCAGCGGCCGCGTGCTGGCTCGCTCGGGAATGGAGTACGAGTCGCGTGCCGACTGCGAGGACGCGGTCGATCTCATCCGACGCCTCGCGCCTGTGGCCCGGTTCGACAGGCCGGACGCTTCCCGCGCTGCCTTCCTGGGCTCGTTCGACATGCGAGGGACGCCGCGTGCTGAGTGA
- a CDS encoding site-specific integrase, with protein MAAAGAGRGPRSKPKRRLPPEVLTDEEVRALLDACGRYTAVALRNRALITLMYRAGLRVSEALALQPKDVDLTNGIVRVLHGKGDRYRAVGLDPGAAAVVAAWLAERGRGQRVGGRVAARANPPLARVADPLAAAPLLCTAYGTPLTTGYVRRLMKRLGRQAGIAKRVHAHGLRHTHAAQLRSEGVDVGIISRQLGHRSLLTTIRYLDHVQPTAVVNAIRERSWRASS; from the coding sequence TTGGCCGCAGCGGGTGCCGGTCGCGGGCCGCGCTCCAAGCCCAAGCGCCGCCTGCCCCCGGAGGTGCTGACCGACGAGGAGGTCCGGGCCCTGCTCGACGCCTGCGGCCGGTACACCGCCGTCGCCCTCCGTAACCGGGCGCTGATCACGCTGATGTACCGGGCCGGGCTCCGGGTCTCCGAGGCGCTCGCGCTCCAGCCCAAGGACGTGGACCTGACGAACGGGATCGTCCGGGTCCTTCACGGCAAGGGCGACCGGTACCGGGCCGTGGGCCTCGACCCCGGCGCGGCGGCCGTCGTGGCCGCCTGGCTCGCCGAACGCGGCAGGGGCCAACGTGTGGGGGGGCGGGTCGCGGCACGGGCGAACCCCCCGCTCGCGCGGGTTGCGGATCCCCTCGCGGCCGCGCCGCTGCTCTGCACCGCGTACGGCACGCCGCTGACGACCGGGTACGTGCGGCGACTGATGAAGCGGCTGGGCCGCCAGGCCGGGATCGCCAAGCGCGTCCACGCCCACGGCCTACGGCATACTCATGCGGCCCAACTCAGATCCGAGGGCGTCGATGTCGGGATCATCTCCCGCCAACTCGGGCACCGATCGCTGCTGACCACCATCCGCTACCTCGACCACGTCCAGCCGACGGCGGTCGTGAACGCCATTCGCGAGCGCTCGTGGCGTGCATCATCCTGA
- a CDS encoding winged helix-turn-helix domain-containing protein, giving the protein MSKKTPTTKSKPASKTSSKPAPDTAANDKARADALAKLNAAPAKDATKRTKPSRGSKPEGWENDPLENDAALEAALAGTNAAPTPPTVAHGAKPAKGGGKNATAAKGTPTGEPRATGGKVAKEAKDAKTPAAKPAKPAKAKRISALDAAAKVLAESDRPLRAIDMIEVMHAKGLWTSPGGKTPEATLYAAITREIAAKGTDARFKKVDRGMFASTPAAPTTAKSGKGG; this is encoded by the coding sequence ATGTCCAAGAAGACCCCCACGACGAAGTCCAAGCCCGCCAGCAAGACGAGCAGCAAGCCCGCGCCGGACACGGCCGCGAACGACAAAGCCCGCGCCGACGCGCTCGCCAAGTTGAACGCGGCACCCGCCAAGGACGCCACCAAGCGGACCAAGCCATCGCGCGGGTCCAAGCCCGAGGGGTGGGAGAACGACCCGCTGGAGAACGACGCGGCGCTGGAGGCCGCCCTTGCGGGAACGAACGCGGCCCCGACGCCGCCCACGGTCGCCCACGGCGCGAAGCCCGCCAAGGGTGGCGGCAAGAACGCCACCGCCGCCAAGGGAACGCCCACGGGCGAACCTCGGGCGACGGGTGGCAAGGTGGCCAAGGAGGCGAAGGACGCAAAGACCCCCGCGGCCAAGCCCGCGAAGCCAGCCAAGGCGAAGCGCATCTCGGCGCTCGACGCGGCCGCGAAGGTTCTCGCCGAGTCCGACCGCCCGCTCCGCGCCATCGACATGATCGAGGTCATGCACGCCAAGGGCCTCTGGACCAGCCCGGGCGGCAAGACGCCCGAGGCCACGCTTTACGCCGCCATCACCCGCGAGATCGCAGCCAAGGGGACCGACGCCCGCTTCAAGAAGGTCGATCGCGGGATGTTCGCCAGCACCCCAGCGGCCCCCACGACCGCCAAGTCCGGGAAGGGCGGGTGA
- a CDS encoding type II toxin-antitoxin system death-on-curing family toxin: protein MTPEWLRVDDVLQIHQDQIERYGGSPDLRDPGLLTSAVETPRAMFDGRCLHGDLFEMAAAYLFHIVQNHPFMDGNKRTGTAVALVFLDLNGIEMAIDDDALVDHVLGVAQGRIAKPEIAAFLKEHVVD, encoded by the coding sequence ATGACCCCGGAATGGCTGCGCGTCGATGACGTGCTGCAGATCCACCAGGATCAGATCGAGCGCTACGGCGGCAGCCCGGATCTCCGCGATCCAGGCCTGCTGACCTCCGCCGTAGAGACGCCGCGCGCCATGTTCGATGGGAGATGCCTTCACGGGGATCTCTTTGAGATGGCAGCGGCGTACCTCTTCCACATCGTGCAGAACCATCCGTTCATGGACGGGAACAAGCGGACCGGCACAGCGGTGGCATTGGTCTTCCTCGATCTGAACGGGATCGAGATGGCCATCGACGATGACGCGCTGGTTGACCATGTGCTCGGCGTCGCGCAGGGCCGGATCGCCAAGCCGGAGATCGCCGCGTTCCTGAAGGAGCACGTCGTGGATTGA
- a CDS encoding ParB N-terminal domain-containing protein encodes MTSATTNGMAIEMRGVDEITPYPNNPRVNDGAVEAVAKSIEEYGFRQPIVVDREGVIIVGHTRWKAAKHLGLEKVPVHVADLTPEQAKAYRLADNRTALIAEWSDELLAVELGELKALDIDLGGLGFTDVEISKLLEPGLEVGATDPDDIPAPPDEAITQPGDLWILGNHRLLCGDSGSVADLDRLLDGAVIHLCNTDPPYNVKVEPRSNNAIAAGLSSFSATNTQPRNHHQRFDAARNPGSKKGTGKQMRAKDRPLANDFVTDEEFDRLLDAWFRNISRVLMPGGGFYIWGGYANCANYPPVLKRHGLYFSQAIIWHKMHPVLTRKDFMGDHEWCFYGWREGAAHRFFGPNNVPDTWSIKKVNPNAMVHLTEKPVELARRAMEYSSQPGENVLDLFGGSGSTLIAAEQTGRKAFLMELDAPYCDVIVQRWENFTGKKAERIAAAVRS; translated from the coding sequence ATGACGAGCGCGACGACGAACGGGATGGCGATTGAGATGCGGGGCGTGGATGAGATCACGCCCTACCCGAACAACCCGCGCGTGAACGACGGGGCGGTCGAGGCGGTGGCGAAGAGCATCGAGGAGTACGGGTTCAGGCAACCGATCGTCGTGGACAGGGAAGGCGTGATCATCGTCGGGCACACGCGATGGAAGGCGGCCAAGCACCTCGGGCTGGAGAAGGTGCCGGTCCACGTCGCCGACCTGACGCCCGAGCAGGCCAAGGCGTATCGCCTCGCGGACAATCGCACCGCACTGATCGCCGAGTGGTCGGACGAACTGCTCGCGGTCGAACTCGGCGAGTTGAAGGCGCTCGACATTGACCTCGGCGGACTCGGTTTCACGGATGTCGAGATCTCGAAGTTGCTTGAACCGGGCCTCGAGGTCGGCGCGACGGATCCGGACGACATCCCAGCGCCGCCTGATGAGGCGATTACGCAGCCGGGCGACCTGTGGATCCTCGGGAACCATCGCCTCTTGTGCGGCGACAGTGGGAGCGTCGCGGATCTCGATCGCCTGCTCGACGGCGCGGTCATTCACCTCTGTAACACGGACCCTCCGTACAACGTCAAGGTCGAGCCGCGGAGCAACAATGCGATCGCGGCGGGGTTGTCATCGTTCAGCGCGACGAACACGCAGCCGCGCAACCACCACCAGCGCTTCGACGCCGCTCGCAACCCCGGCAGCAAGAAGGGCACGGGCAAACAGATGCGGGCCAAGGACAGGCCGCTGGCCAACGACTTCGTCACCGACGAAGAGTTCGACCGTCTGCTGGATGCGTGGTTCCGCAACATCTCGCGTGTGCTGATGCCTGGCGGCGGGTTCTACATCTGGGGCGGCTATGCGAACTGCGCGAACTACCCGCCGGTGCTGAAGCGGCACGGGCTGTACTTCAGCCAAGCCATCATCTGGCACAAGATGCATCCGGTTTTGACGAGAAAGGATTTCATGGGAGACCACGAGTGGTGCTTCTACGGGTGGCGTGAGGGCGCTGCGCACCGCTTCTTCGGGCCGAACAACGTGCCGGACACGTGGTCCATCAAGAAGGTGAACCCCAACGCGATGGTTCATCTCACGGAGAAGCCCGTCGAACTCGCGCGACGCGCGATGGAGTACTCCTCGCAGCCTGGCGAGAACGTGTTGGATTTGTTCGGAGGATCTGGCAGCACTCTGATCGCGGCCGAGCAGACGGGACGCAAAGCGTTCCTGATGGAGTTGGACGCGCCGTACTGCGATGTGATCGTGCAGCGCTGGGAGAACTTCACGGGCAAGAAAGCGGAGCGGATCGCCGCGGCGGTGCGATCATGA